The Haloarcula sp. H-GB4 genome segment GACGCCCGTGACATCGAACCGGATCTGAACGCTGATGGGCAGACCGAGCGGGAGCGGCTCCTCGAAACGGAGGCTGAACAGGCGGTGGATTCCATCGCAAGACTTGCCGGGACGCACCTCTCTGGGCGAATCACCACCGCTGTCGAGTCGGGAATCCCGTTCCAGACGATCAACGACTACGTCGATACCCACGACATCGATCTCATCGTTATGGGGACGCAAGGACGGACCGGGTTCGAACGGGTTGTACTCGGGAGCGTTGCAGAAAAGACGCTCCGCACCGCTGATGTCCCGATCGTCACAGTAACTCCGGACGGGGACATCGTCGAAATCGGCGACCAGCAGTACGAGAACGTTCTACTCCCGACTGACGGCAGCGAGGGGGCAGAACTCGCGGTCGAGTGGGGAATCACGCTAGCTGAGGTGTTTGACGCAACGATACACACGCTCTATTCTGTTGACACGAGCCGATTCGGCGGCGTTGAGGGATCAGCAGAGATTCACGATGCGCTTGAGCAAACTGGTCAGAAAGCACTTGAGACGGTCCATGAGCGTGCCAGCGAAGCGGATGTCAGTGTCGCAGGCAATATCGCAAGCGGCCCGGCTGCACGCACGATTCTCTCCTACAGCGAGGAGCACGATATCGACCTCACCGTGATGGGAACGCACGGCCGATCCGGCCTCACTCGATACCTTACCGGGAGCGTCACTGAGACGGTGGTACGTAATTCGGCTATCCCGGTCTGTTGTGTCCCGATGCAGTGACAGGCCTTCGGTCCCTTCTACGATGCCCGCTGTCTTGATGCGCCAGACGCGTGCTGTTTTGCAGTGGTGTACGCTTCCCGGACGCGCTTGAACTCGTCCTCGTTGCCGCCGTGGTCTGGGTGGACCTCCTTGACGCGCTCACGGTAGGCAGATTTCACGTCGTCCAGCGACGCGCTCTGGGTCAGGCCCAGTTCGCTGAATGCCTGCACTGTCGGGTGTGGTTCCTCCTCGGGGTCCGGGCCGAGGTTGACTTCAGGCGTCTCAAAGGGAAGGCGTGCGCCGAGGTAGACGCCAGGCATCTCGTGTTCGACCAGTACAGGGATGGTTGGTGATCGCTCGATTCGGTAATACGCTCGGGCGTCGAACGTGATGGCCACGTCCCGCTTGGGGAGATAGAAGGCGACGTGTTGGCCCTCGACGAAGTGGTTCTCGGCGAACTGCTCGTCGATGGCTGTGAGGTACTCACGGAGCTCCGCCCGGCGTCGCATTTCCCCGCCGTCTGTCGCCTGCCGGTTCGGCCGCTCGGCCGGAAACACACGGTTCGCGAGGACGAACAGTCCAGCGACGACTAGGGTTCCGGCGACACCGAGGACGAGCCCGAGGAGCAGCCACTCC includes the following:
- a CDS encoding universal stress protein, yielding MSQTIDSILVPTDGSDGARIGARRGINLAATIDADLHVLSAVDARDIEPDLNADGQTERERLLETEAEQAVDSIARLAGTHLSGRITTAVESGIPFQTINDYVDTHDIDLIVMGTQGRTGFERVVLGSVAEKTLRTADVPIVTVTPDGDIVEIGDQQYENVLLPTDGSEGAELAVEWGITLAEVFDATIHTLYSVDTSRFGGVEGSAEIHDALEQTGQKALETVHERASEADVSVAGNIASGPAARTILSYSEEHDIDLTVMGTHGRSGLTRYLTGSVTETVVRNSAIPVCCVPMQ
- a CDS encoding J domain-containing protein, translated to MQTEPGVLPEWLLLGLVLGVAGTLVVAGLFVLANRVFPAERPNRQATDGGEMRRRAELREYLTAIDEQFAENHFVEGQHVAFYLPKRDVAITFDARAYYRIERSPTIPVLVEHEMPGVYLGARLPFETPEVNLGPDPEEEPHPTVQAFSELGLTQSASLDDVKSAYRERVKEVHPDHGGNEDEFKRVREAYTTAKQHASGASRQRAS